From a region of the Desulfuromonas sp. KJ2020 genome:
- the serS gene encoding serine--tRNA ligase, whose protein sequence is MLDIKYLRDNLDEAERRLASRGGALDLSAFRGLDQRRRELLGESESLKAEKNKVSALIGQTKDKSQVQTEIARMKAVSARIKTLDDELKAVEEQLQGLLMTVPNIPHEKCPVGASEEDNREVRVWGSRPQFDFAPKPHWEIGEQLRILDFECAGKLTGARFALYRGAGARLERALINFMLDLHTTRHKYIEILPPFMVNRVSMTGTGQLPKFEDDLFHLEDPDFFLIPTAEVPVTNIHRDEILAAGTLPVLYTAYTPCFRKEAGSHGKDTRGLIRQHQFNKVELVKFVRPEQSDAELESLLDNAEEVLRQLGLPYRVVDLCTGDIGFSAARTFDIEVWLPGQDAYREISSCSNFRDFQARRAGIRFRREEGERPEFVHTLNGSGLAVGRTLVAILENYQQADGSVLIPEVLRPYMGGLERIEA, encoded by the coding sequence ATGCTTGACATCAAATATCTGCGCGACAATCTGGATGAAGCCGAACGGCGTCTGGCCTCCCGAGGCGGGGCTCTCGACCTTTCGGCCTTTCGGGGTCTCGATCAGCGGCGGCGCGAGCTTCTGGGTGAATCCGAATCGCTCAAGGCTGAAAAGAACAAAGTCTCCGCCCTTATCGGACAGACCAAAGATAAAAGTCAGGTTCAGACCGAGATCGCCCGCATGAAGGCGGTCTCCGCCCGCATCAAAACCCTCGATGACGAGCTCAAGGCCGTCGAGGAGCAGCTGCAGGGCCTGCTGATGACCGTTCCCAATATCCCTCACGAGAAATGCCCGGTCGGCGCCTCGGAGGAAGACAACCGCGAAGTGCGCGTCTGGGGCTCCCGTCCCCAATTCGACTTTGCCCCCAAGCCGCACTGGGAAATCGGTGAGCAGCTCCGCATTCTCGATTTCGAGTGTGCCGGCAAGCTGACCGGGGCCCGTTTTGCCCTCTACCGGGGAGCCGGTGCCCGCCTGGAAAGAGCCCTGATCAACTTTATGCTCGACCTGCATACAACCCGCCATAAATATATTGAAATTTTGCCGCCCTTTATGGTAAATAGGGTCTCCATGACGGGGACAGGACAGCTCCCCAAGTTTGAAGACGATCTTTTTCATTTAGAAGACCCGGATTTTTTCCTCATCCCGACGGCCGAGGTTCCTGTAACCAATATCCATCGGGACGAGATTCTGGCGGCTGGTACGCTACCGGTCCTTTACACGGCTTATACCCCCTGCTTCCGCAAGGAAGCCGGATCCCATGGCAAGGATACGCGTGGCCTTATCCGCCAGCACCAGTTCAACAAAGTTGAGCTGGTCAAGTTTGTCCGGCCGGAGCAGTCCGACGCTGAACTGGAAAGCCTGCTGGATAATGCCGAGGAGGTGCTCCGGCAATTGGGGCTTCCCTACAGAGTCGTGGATCTCTGTACGGGGGACATCGGCTTCTCCGCTGCCCGCACCTTCGACATCGAAGTATGGCTGCCCGGACAGGATGCCTACAGGGAAATCTCCTCCTGCTCCAACTTCCGCGATTTCCAGGCTCGTCGGGCCGGCATTCGCTTCCGTCGAGAAGAAGGGGAACGGCCCGAATTCGTTCATACGCTGAATGGATCGGGACTGGCGGTAGGACGCACCCTGGTGGCGATTCTCGAAAACTACCAGCAGGCCGACGGGTCGGTGCTGATCCCGGAAGTCCTCCGGCCCTACATGGGCGGCTTGGAGCGCATCGAAGCCTGA
- a CDS encoding DUF2155 domain-containing protein → MFLVPRCAVLLLVLLATGLSGCDSRPTTKETMTSEVEKPTGTVKVVVPPEVEGQWRAVTIVVQDKQNNTEKTYTVDIGSSFNLDDGSISVHTKAFLPAFIMDGVVMTSASNETENPGVQVSIFEGRQEIFHGWLFSHYPGAHAFKHPRFTFTLVDYLPAEKRVDNQ, encoded by the coding sequence ATGTTTTTGGTCCCCCGCTGTGCCGTACTTCTTCTCGTTCTGCTGGCGACAGGCCTTTCGGGCTGCGATTCAAGACCTACAACCAAGGAGACGATGACCAGTGAGGTTGAAAAGCCAACCGGTACCGTCAAAGTCGTCGTGCCACCCGAGGTGGAAGGTCAGTGGAGAGCCGTCACAATCGTGGTTCAAGATAAACAGAACAACACCGAGAAGACCTATACCGTCGACATCGGTTCTTCTTTCAATCTCGATGACGGCAGTATATCTGTCCACACCAAGGCATTTTTGCCGGCCTTCATCATGGATGGAGTAGTGATGACCTCTGCTTCCAACGAAACGGAAAACCCGGGCGTACAGGTCTCCATCTTTGAAGGAAGACAGGAAATCTTTCACGGATGGCTCTTCAGTCATTACCCCGGCGCCCACGCTTTCAAGCATCCGCGATTTACTTTTACCCTAGTCGATTATCTGCCGGCAGAAAAAAGGGTTGACAATCAGTAA
- the tadA gene encoding tRNA adenosine(34) deaminase TadA — protein MKNADEFFMRQAMDEALAAEAIGEVPVGAVLAKDGHIIGRGHNRRETSNDPTTHAEMIAIRQAAAHIGHWRLLDCTLYVTLEPCVMCMGAIILARIPRLVFGCRDPRVGAVGSIYDFSQDPRFNHRVEVTEGILAEECSNHLSAFFQKLRAQKKAEKGKDSSSQ, from the coding sequence ATGAAAAACGCAGACGAATTCTTCATGCGGCAGGCTATGGATGAAGCGTTGGCCGCCGAAGCGATCGGCGAAGTGCCCGTTGGCGCCGTCCTGGCCAAGGATGGCCATATCATCGGTCGCGGCCACAACCGGCGCGAAACCAGCAATGATCCTACCACCCATGCCGAGATGATCGCCATTCGCCAAGCGGCCGCGCATATCGGGCACTGGCGCCTCCTTGACTGTACCCTCTATGTTACCCTCGAGCCCTGCGTCATGTGCATGGGGGCCATCATCCTCGCTCGCATTCCGCGCCTCGTCTTCGGCTGCCGTGACCCGCGCGTCGGGGCCGTGGGTTCCATCTATGATTTCTCTCAAGACCCTCGCTTCAACCACCGCGTTGAGGTAACCGAAGGAATCCTCGCCGAAGAATGCAGCAACCACCTCAGCGCTTTTTTCCAGAAGCTGCGGGCTCAAAAGAAGGCCGAAAAAGGCAAAGATTCCTCATCCCAGTAA
- a CDS encoding site-specific integrase, which produces MAVIQERKTSSGKIKYRVLIRLRGCPPQSATFDRKTDAKKWAQDTESAIRDGRFFKTIEAKKHTFSEMVNRYVKQVLPLKPKMQSQQKSQLEWWENKLGHYLLSDVTPAMIGECRDQLLNEETSRGARRSPATTNRYLAALSHCYTMALNEWGWVELNPVSRVKKPVEPRGRVRFLSDDERIGLLEACEKSYLPSLHPIVVLALSTGMRQGEILRLKWCDIDFERRQLVIHETKNGERRVVPVVSQAYGLLREYGRVRPIGSEYVFPAGARSGIQAIRKAWEAALKKAGIKDFRFHDLRHSAASYLAMNGATLAEIAEVLGHKTLSMVKRYSHLSEAHTAGVVERMNERIFSNV; this is translated from the coding sequence ATGGCTGTCATCCAGGAACGAAAAACCTCTAGTGGTAAAATCAAATACCGGGTTCTTATCCGCCTTCGAGGGTGCCCGCCCCAGTCGGCGACCTTTGATAGGAAGACTGACGCAAAGAAATGGGCGCAGGACACCGAATCTGCAATTCGTGATGGTCGGTTCTTCAAGACCATTGAAGCCAAGAAGCACACATTTAGCGAAATGGTCAACCGTTACGTTAAGCAAGTTTTACCGCTGAAGCCGAAGATGCAATCTCAGCAGAAATCACAGCTGGAGTGGTGGGAGAATAAACTCGGTCACTATCTGCTTTCGGACGTTACTCCTGCCATGATTGGGGAGTGCCGCGACCAGTTGTTAAATGAGGAAACCTCTAGAGGTGCCAGGCGGTCACCTGCCACGACAAATAGATATCTGGCGGCGCTTTCTCATTGCTACACCATGGCACTCAATGAATGGGGCTGGGTTGAGTTAAATCCTGTTAGCAGGGTTAAGAAACCAGTGGAACCACGAGGCCGAGTTCGTTTTTTGTCTGACGATGAGCGCATAGGTTTGCTTGAGGCTTGTGAGAAAAGCTATCTGCCTTCTCTGCACCCAATCGTCGTCCTTGCTTTGTCCACTGGAATGAGACAGGGGGAAATCCTTCGGCTAAAATGGTGCGACATTGATTTTGAGCGGCGCCAATTGGTGATCCATGAAACCAAGAATGGTGAACGTCGGGTTGTGCCTGTCGTGAGTCAGGCCTATGGTCTCCTGAGGGAGTATGGAAGGGTGAGACCAATTGGTAGTGAGTATGTTTTTCCAGCCGGTGCACGGAGTGGCATTCAGGCAATCCGAAAGGCTTGGGAGGCCGCCTTGAAAAAGGCAGGAATCAAGGATTTTCGTTTTCACGACCTTCGGCATAGCGCAGCCTCTTACCTAGCTATGAATGGCGCAACGCTGGCCGAGATCGCTGAAGTGCTAGGACACAAAACCTTAAGTATGGTAAAGCGGTATTCTCATCTTTCTGAAGCTCATACGGCCGGTGTCGTAGAGCGAATGAATGAAAGGATTTTTTCAAATGTCTAG
- a CDS encoding transposase, producing the protein MSKLSNTAESFHATLERAKQGVYHYISPEHLPLYTAEVAFHWSQREPETRTIRKGKNQGQKRTFMKRLPILDRLKTLLKLAPYCQLRRTKTCGIRMVPMPLPLFGL; encoded by the coding sequence ATAAGTAAACTCAGCAATACCGCAGAATCATTTCATGCCACGCTGGAGCGAGCTAAGCAAGGCGTATACCACTACATAAGCCCTGAACATCTGCCGCTGTACACGGCCGAAGTCGCTTTCCACTGGAGCCAGCGCGAACCGGAGACACGGACCATCCGGAAAGGAAAGAACCAGGGGCAGAAAAGAACCTTCATGAAACGATTACCGATTCTGGACCGGTTAAAGACCTTGCTGAAGTTGGCTCCTTACTGTCAACTGCGGCGAACTAAAACCTGTGGCATCCGAATGGTTCCGATGCCGCTACCTTTGTTTGGGTTATAG
- a CDS encoding HDIG domain-containing metalloprotein: protein MTVAEIEAILRQMSHDSWGLLEEEIPELKLLSKTKQSFKHHPEGDVATHTRLAIAACEEDCSPDLLWAALLHDIGKPATTEERDEKITAYKHEKVGAEIAEKILGRFQIDTKRIHRIVWAIKNHLFYLSWQIDNYDQISNKQLRFVKNKDFKFLLELVRVDSLATFGNDSKDFAYTFYKKLLDNMAN from the coding sequence ATGACTGTTGCCGAAATTGAAGCGATCCTTAGGCAGATGTCACATGATTCGTGGGGTCTCTTAGAAGAAGAGATTCCAGAACTTAAACTTTTATCTAAAACCAAACAATCTTTTAAACATCACCCTGAAGGGGATGTGGCTACGCATACACGATTAGCGATAGCCGCTTGCGAAGAAGACTGCTCTCCAGACCTTCTGTGGGCAGCATTACTGCATGACATAGGCAAGCCAGCAACCACTGAAGAACGTGACGAAAAAATAACTGCTTATAAACACGAAAAAGTTGGAGCAGAAATAGCTGAAAAGATTTTAGGTAGGTTTCAAATAGACACAAAACGAATTCACAGAATTGTGTGGGCCATTAAGAATCACCTGTTTTATCTTTCATGGCAAATTGATAATTATGACCAAATCTCAAATAAGCAACTTAGATTTGTAAAAAATAAGGATTTTAAATTCTTACTTGAACTTGTCAGGGTCGATTCATTGGCCACATTCGGAAATGATAGCAAAGATTTTGCGTACACATTTTATAAAAAGTTATTGGACAATATGGCCAATTAA
- a CDS encoding DGQHR domain-containing protein, with amino-acid sequence MPNPVYLEPLLTDTDSIKTAIRSRKKGVIEKTITASNPDLLKEKLALEEADGWKFLRKNKTSYRVCKDKKLDEKLEDEVFCFLAEMQFKELSDGRFFKIKANEESEPRQIDVFAKDDDAVIFVECTQCDVPKKKQMGKLIEKIESFKDKISKSIIAHYGKTPKLKQGWVIATRNIEWSQADLTKAKEAKITILQDAQLDYYVKFTRLYKLAAKYQFLSHVFANQSILGLELVVPATKGSMGGVNFYNFLIKPADLLKIAHVSHKASREVEDLETYQRMLKPKRLADLAKYIDNGGQFPTNIVVNIRSKKKLVFERIGEKGTSEFGNLRLPNCYASAMVIDGQHRLYGYAHSQRVLNGQDTKSTVPVLAYENLEPTKEAKLFVDINCEQVRVTRNLLNEINATLYWDSDDFGLRIDALCSRVVMTLNGNKISPFHDRIKMTTKDQTTLRCLTLTNFIDGLKENKFFGEIKGENPVPGLLSDTHFNDLEKTHQRSTAILKGYFSVFAEKAKKHWDLGNKNKEKENVIGYLATNEGIRSLLKVLKEILLHIKQKSSLEIDSWNLEELVGEIAKYGEPIANVFASATYSNIKNFRSRGGIKGVTHNSIVMQSFIHRQFPEFNPPGLSDYLDTVDEEGTKDAKNLVSEIQLKLHAFVIYKLKEKYPNDEDWWYEGVRDSIRTRCSEDFEKGKGAKKREQYMKTLDYQQIAADNWKDCFDTPFSFQENGNKDQKLAWLRELNTVRNITHHEEKWPATKEQVSFVRELHQRVMEKLVIPG; translated from the coding sequence ATGCCTAACCCCGTCTACTTGGAACCCCTGTTAACTGACACGGATTCTATCAAGACTGCTATTAGGTCTAGAAAAAAAGGAGTTATAGAAAAAACTATAACTGCATCAAATCCAGATCTTTTAAAAGAAAAGCTGGCATTAGAAGAGGCAGACGGGTGGAAGTTCCTGCGAAAAAACAAGACAAGCTATAGGGTTTGTAAAGACAAAAAGCTTGATGAAAAACTTGAAGATGAGGTTTTTTGTTTCCTTGCTGAGATGCAATTTAAAGAGTTAAGTGACGGACGTTTTTTCAAAATTAAAGCAAATGAAGAGAGTGAACCAAGGCAAATTGATGTTTTTGCAAAGGATGATGACGCGGTAATTTTTGTTGAGTGCACACAATGCGATGTCCCAAAGAAAAAGCAAATGGGCAAGCTCATAGAAAAAATTGAAAGTTTTAAGGACAAAATATCTAAATCAATAATTGCACATTATGGGAAAACGCCGAAGTTGAAACAAGGGTGGGTGATAGCTACACGCAATATAGAGTGGTCGCAAGCAGACCTAACTAAGGCGAAAGAAGCAAAAATAACCATTCTACAAGATGCACAACTAGATTATTATGTGAAATTCACACGTCTTTATAAATTGGCCGCTAAATATCAATTTTTATCTCACGTCTTTGCAAATCAATCCATCTTAGGGCTTGAGCTAGTTGTCCCCGCAACAAAAGGAAGTATGGGTGGAGTCAATTTCTACAACTTCCTAATAAAACCTGCAGATCTTTTAAAAATTGCACACGTAAGCCATAAGGCTTCTCGTGAGGTCGAAGATCTTGAAACATATCAGCGGATGTTAAAGCCTAAAAGGCTCGCAGACTTAGCTAAATACATTGATAATGGTGGGCAATTTCCGACTAACATTGTCGTCAATATTAGATCAAAGAAAAAACTTGTTTTTGAAAGAATTGGCGAAAAGGGGACGTCAGAGTTTGGAAACTTAAGGCTTCCTAATTGCTATGCATCTGCTATGGTGATTGACGGACAGCACCGTTTGTACGGGTATGCTCACAGTCAACGCGTTTTAAATGGACAAGACACTAAATCAACTGTACCAGTTTTGGCATATGAAAATTTGGAGCCAACCAAGGAAGCTAAGCTGTTTGTTGATATCAACTGCGAACAAGTCCGGGTTACCAGAAACCTGTTAAATGAAATCAATGCAACCCTTTACTGGGACAGTGATGATTTCGGTTTACGGATTGACGCACTATGTTCAAGAGTCGTAATGACGCTCAATGGGAACAAAATCTCACCTTTTCATGACCGCATTAAAATGACCACCAAAGATCAAACGACATTGCGTTGTCTGACTTTAACTAACTTTATTGATGGGCTTAAGGAAAATAAGTTTTTTGGTGAAATAAAAGGTGAAAACCCAGTTCCTGGGTTGTTGTCAGATACGCATTTTAACGATCTTGAGAAAACGCACCAGAGATCCACAGCTATACTTAAAGGGTACTTCAGCGTATTTGCCGAAAAAGCCAAAAAACATTGGGATCTTGGAAATAAGAATAAAGAAAAAGAAAATGTCATAGGATATTTAGCTACAAATGAAGGGATTCGCTCACTTCTCAAGGTTCTTAAAGAAATTCTATTACATATTAAACAAAAATCATCTTTAGAGATCGATTCCTGGAATTTAGAAGAGTTGGTTGGAGAGATTGCAAAATACGGTGAACCTATTGCTAATGTTTTTGCATCTGCCACCTATTCTAATATTAAAAATTTTCGTTCAAGGGGAGGTATTAAGGGTGTAACACATAACTCCATTGTGATGCAAAGTTTCATCCATAGGCAGTTCCCTGAATTTAACCCTCCTGGCTTATCTGATTATTTAGATACCGTTGACGAGGAAGGTACTAAAGATGCAAAAAATCTTGTAAGTGAAATTCAGTTAAAACTGCACGCCTTCGTGATTTATAAATTAAAAGAAAAATATCCAAATGATGAAGATTGGTGGTATGAGGGTGTCCGTGATTCCATAAGAACCCGTTGTAGCGAGGACTTCGAAAAAGGCAAGGGCGCAAAGAAGCGTGAACAATATATGAAGACACTCGATTATCAGCAAATCGCCGCTGATAATTGGAAAGATTGCTTTGATACGCCTTTTTCATTCCAAGAAAATGGCAATAAAGATCAAAAGCTCGCATGGTTACGGGAATTGAATACGGTCAGAAATATCACGCATCATGAAGAGAAATGGCCAGCTACAAAAGAGCAGGTCAGCTTTGTGAGAGAATTGCATCAAAGGGTAATGGAGAAACTGGTGATACCTGGATAA
- a CDS encoding ATP-binding protein gives MVFKKIEKHKTFVVGRQVLDILTSGMYDNPLMVYREYIQNSADSIDKADREGVFLRKDGQIRITIDGLNRSISIFDNGLGVSNNEVEKVLLSIGCSSKESTSGRGFRGIGRLGGLAYCRKLRFETRSNLAEQIAIVEWDQGQLSSLLTGDHLKTLDEAIDLLTSVSFRKAGNDEPEHFFKVTLEGVERFYTDQLMDVGAVKKYLSQVAPVSYDRAAFSFAQSIEAFFSDVEGVDVYDISLNGERIYRPYADDFEITKERSEKISGIEFFHFKSTSGEPIAKGWFAKTSFKSSFPPSCLARGMRVRQGNIEVGDEYFLSQFYAERRFATWQIGEVQICGNVLKTNARRDGFEHTSNYQVFLERAGLLGSHLSKLCREASRERCSRQLVEVLMSEVKDLVDGSSIFINEEHFKAAVSLAGKKLQKLNSFFDGRIDCDELATKYHVLLDKFEAMADNGQLLSDKINGQVLNGKKAKKVIEEIIGSIKKHYGKAGNADELINHVLARYLKDSDAKMSIANIAIDV, from the coding sequence GTGGTATTTAAAAAAATAGAAAAACATAAAACATTTGTTGTCGGGCGTCAAGTCCTCGACATTTTGACCTCTGGCATGTATGACAATCCCCTGATGGTCTATCGTGAATATATTCAAAATTCTGCGGATAGTATTGACAAGGCAGATAGGGAAGGGGTTTTTTTACGAAAAGATGGACAAATCAGAATAACTATCGATGGCTTGAATCGCTCCATAAGTATCTTTGACAATGGCCTTGGAGTTAGCAACAACGAAGTAGAAAAAGTACTGCTGAGTATTGGATGCAGCTCCAAAGAAAGTACCTCTGGTAGAGGTTTTAGGGGCATCGGACGCCTTGGTGGGCTCGCATATTGCCGCAAATTAAGATTTGAAACACGTTCAAATTTAGCTGAGCAAATCGCTATTGTAGAATGGGACCAAGGACAATTATCTAGTCTTCTTACGGGAGACCATCTCAAAACTCTCGACGAAGCCATCGATTTGCTTACTTCTGTTTCTTTTCGGAAAGCTGGCAATGATGAACCCGAGCATTTCTTTAAAGTTACATTGGAAGGAGTTGAGCGTTTTTACACCGACCAGTTGATGGACGTAGGTGCCGTAAAAAAATATCTCTCACAAGTAGCTCCAGTGTCTTACGACCGTGCAGCTTTCTCGTTTGCACAGAGTATTGAAGCATTCTTCTCGGATGTTGAAGGTGTGGATGTTTACGATATATCGTTAAATGGTGAGAGAATTTATCGTCCTTATGCCGATGATTTTGAAATCACAAAGGAGCGCTCTGAGAAGATATCTGGTATTGAATTTTTTCATTTCAAAAGCACTTCAGGAGAACCAATTGCCAAAGGCTGGTTTGCTAAAACGAGTTTCAAGTCATCCTTCCCTCCAAGCTGTTTAGCCAGAGGAATGAGGGTTCGGCAGGGAAACATCGAGGTGGGAGATGAATACTTTCTTTCGCAGTTTTATGCTGAAAGACGCTTCGCTACATGGCAAATAGGTGAAGTGCAAATATGCGGTAACGTACTAAAAACAAATGCCAGACGTGATGGCTTTGAACATACATCAAACTATCAAGTTTTCCTTGAACGAGCAGGTCTTCTCGGTAGCCACTTAAGCAAACTCTGCCGGGAAGCATCAAGGGAAAGATGTTCAAGGCAACTGGTGGAAGTCCTAATGTCAGAAGTAAAAGACCTTGTCGATGGAAGTTCTATTTTTATAAATGAAGAGCATTTTAAGGCCGCTGTCTCTTTGGCAGGCAAAAAACTACAAAAATTAAATTCTTTTTTCGATGGACGAATTGATTGCGATGAGTTAGCTACAAAGTATCATGTACTTTTGGATAAATTTGAGGCTATGGCCGATAATGGGCAGTTACTTAGTGACAAAATCAATGGGCAAGTATTAAACGGTAAAAAAGCTAAAAAGGTCATTGAGGAAATAATTGGTTCAATCAAAAAGCACTACGGTAAAGCAGGAAACGCTGATGAGCTGATAAACCATGTTTTGGCGCGGTATCTGAAAGATTCGGATGCCAAAATGAGCATTGCTAATATAGCAATTGACGTCTAG